The genomic interval AGGGAGGAAATGAGGGCCAGAAGCTCGGCCTCCGAAACGGTTCCGGGAAGACGATAGCTCCGGTCCGCCATGCCGACTTCCGCCAGGGCTTTTTCCTTTCCCGCCACGTACGAAACGGACGCGGGGTTTTCGCCCACAAGCACGACCGCAAGACAGGGAATAACGCCGCCCGCTTTCAGCGCCGCGACTTCGGCCGCGACTCTTGCGCGAACGGAGGCCGCAACGGAAAAACCATCGATAACTGTTGCGCTCATGAGTAATACCTCTTGTTTTGTGGATTGGAAGCCCGTAACGTGCGGACGATCTACTTTGTTGTAACACGTACCGCCTTTAATAGACAATAGCGGAATGAATGAGGTATAGTGTGAAAATGAAACAGGTGATCATCAGCGTGGTCCTGGCGTTGGCCGGGCTTTCTTTGGCAACGGCTCAGGAAACGGGGCCTTCTACTCAACCGGAATCCAATTTCGATTACGAACCGATACGCGCGGGAGACCAATACATCCGCATGGGCCTTGGAGCCGGAATACCTTTATTCAATATGACTCCGGACGGCATCGAAAGCGAAACGAACTTGAATCTCGGCGGAACCGGATCGATCGGCTATTCCAGATACCTTAATTCGAAAATCGCGGTCGGCGGGGAAATAACATTCGCCTTCAATACGACGATCGGCGGAAACATGTTTTTCTACCTCCCCCTGACGTTTAAAAGCACCTACGAGTTCGTCTACCGGAGGTTCCACTTCCCGGTCTCTCTGGGAGCGGGGTTCGCGTTCCAGACACACAACGCGAACTATTACTTCGGACCGATGCTGAAGCCCGAACTCGGGGCTTACTGGAAATACTCTCCGGACTGGTCCTTCGGCATGACAGCCGCCTGGTCTCTGGTCCCTCAATGGTATACGGACAGCGAATACAACCGGACGGGAAACTTCCTGGACATCAACGCGGGCTTCCGCTACCACTTCTAACGAGGGAGAACACATCATCATGAACAGATTTTTTAAAGCGGTCTGCATACCTGCGTCGATAGCCGCGTTCCTGACTTTCGCCTCCTGCGATGCCGATCC from Teretinema zuelzerae carries:
- a CDS encoding TP0733 family outer membrane beta-barrel protein, coding for MKQVIISVVLALAGLSLATAQETGPSTQPESNFDYEPIRAGDQYIRMGLGAGIPLFNMTPDGIESETNLNLGGTGSIGYSRYLNSKIAVGGEITFAFNTTIGGNMFFYLPLTFKSTYEFVYRRFHFPVSLGAGFAFQTHNANYYFGPMLKPELGAYWKYSPDWSFGMTAAWSLVPQWYTDSEYNRTGNFLDINAGFRYHF